The Alkalihalophilus pseudofirmus nucleotide sequence CTAATAGAAGGTCGAACATTTCGCGGCCTTCATCACCAATGATTTCATCGCGGAAGAAGTCACGAATTGGCAGCTGCAGCTCACGGAACTCTGCACGCTCTTCTTCAGTCAGCTCAATCACTTCTGTTGGGTTATCCGTATCATTTACAATCGAATCAAGCAGCTCTTCGTTTAACTGGTCTTGAATTTCAAAACCACGGTCACGCATTTCTTCTACCGTCTCATCTAATGCTGTGCGGATATCTTCAGGCAGATCATTGTAGATACCAGGGTTAATCGTCACCATTGCTACATACGTGTTATGGTTTGAGATTGTCATATGATCTTGAACCTCATGGAAGGATGCATCCTCGATAAAGAAAATTGGATTTTCCTGTCCGTCCACTACTCCGCGATCAAGCGACACATAAAGCTCTGACCAGCTAAGCGGAGATGGGTCTGCGCCGTATGCTCCGTATGTTTCAAGCATTAAAGGTGAACTTTGTGTACGCATTTTGAAGCCGTTAAAGTCTTCTGGTGTACGTAATTCACGGTTCCCTGTCCACTGCATTGCCCCTTCTGACATAAATGCAAGCGGCTTAAGGTTTTGCGCTTCATATAATTCGACTAAATGTGTGTTTAACGCTTCACTAGTATTTAAAATTTCTTGTGTAACTTCTTGGTCATCCGGGAATAAGAATTGCAATGAGAAGACCTGTCCTTCAGCTACTAAGCCGCCAGTAAAACCTGGAGAAATGATTCCCATTTCAAACATTCCTTGCTGGACGCCTTCAACTTGGTCAACTTCACTACCTAATGAACCGAAGTCATATACATCAATATTTACTTGGCCATCTGTCTTTTCATTTAAACGCTCAGCAAATTCTTGTGCGTACTCATATTGTACCTGTCCTTCTGTTTCCTCTACGACAAAGCGCCAGTCATACGTTTCACCGCCGCTTGCTCCGTTGTCGCCTTCTGTTGCAGCATCGTCACTTCCACATGCTGCAAGACCTACTGCAAGTGCTGCTGCCATAGCGCCTGTTAGTACTTTTCTCTTTTTAAAAAACATCGAATACCCCCTGTTTTTAATCTATTAAACCTATTGAAACAAATTCTATTTTGAAAGGATCATCACATAAACCTAAGAAGGAAGAGTGATATATCCTCAAATAGTATAATCAGCACGGATGCGATCAAAAGCATAATAATATATGGCGGAGTCCCTCTGATAACATCTAAATACGACTTATTAAAGACGGCACTCGCCGTAAAGATATCCACTCCAAATGGCGGGGTCGCTGAACCTAGCGCCGCTTGGAACGTAATCACTACTCCAAGATGAACAGGATCGACACCGGCTTGAACGGCAACCGGATAGAAGATCGGAGTTAAAATTAAAATGACGACGATTGGATCGACAAACATACAGCCGATAAAGAAGAAGATCGCCACAATTAATAACACTTGAAGTGCAGTAGGGTCAGCTGGAATAACTGTCTCTGTTAATAGTCTTGGAATTCTCGCGTATGAAATCAACCAAGAAAAAGCCTGAC carries:
- the dctP gene encoding TRAP transporter substrate-binding protein DctP, which produces MFFKKRKVLTGAMAAALAVGLAACGSDDAATEGDNGASGGETYDWRFVVEETEGQVQYEYAQEFAERLNEKTDGQVNIDVYDFGSLGSEVDQVEGVQQGMFEMGIISPGFTGGLVAEGQVFSLQFLFPDDQEVTQEILNTSEALNTHLVELYEAQNLKPLAFMSEGAMQWTGNRELRTPEDFNGFKMRTQSSPLMLETYGAYGADPSPLSWSELYVSLDRGVVDGQENPIFFIEDASFHEVQDHMTISNHNTYVAMVTINPGIYNDLPEDIRTALDETVEEMRDRGFEIQDQLNEELLDSIVNDTDNPTEVIELTEEERAEFRELQLPIRDFFRDEIIGDEGREMFDLLLEEIAEHE